The following are encoded in a window of Kitasatospora fiedleri genomic DNA:
- a CDS encoding terminase, translating into MASVCALEFVGPCRLVGFRADGSPIGGPPQEAWVQIFATAAGQNVNTMSAFSTIFSQAAIDRYAIKLGQEVCYAIQADTDGRQCRLEAKASSFRAAEGGRPSFSLLNETWHWVAATGGPRLAATIRPNATKVGGRTMEITNAPVIGEESVAESTWYAFQKQRDGINRDAGIYYDSVESPPGVDLADEDQLRAAILCARGDSVWINPGRVMKDIWSASTTEDESRRKYLNQLSSHDDALVDRDTWDLARVEAADGIRPGERIVLAFDGGKTDDSTGLLAMRVRDKMVQKLALWEKPDGPAGKGWEVDGTEVNDMVAHVFKRYTVVGFFADVAGWESYVADWSEKYGKHLLIKASGKSSVGFDMRANQREITTEHMAMVGAIETVALPHVRDYSLTRHALNARKRPNQYGISFGKESRESKLKIDLYACMVLAWIAHRRLTESGKLKPQKAPGQLQTRGGF; encoded by the coding sequence ATGGCCTCGGTCTGCGCGCTGGAGTTCGTCGGCCCGTGCCGCCTGGTCGGCTTCCGCGCCGACGGGTCGCCGATCGGCGGGCCGCCCCAGGAGGCGTGGGTGCAGATCTTCGCCACGGCGGCCGGCCAGAACGTCAACACCATGTCGGCGTTCTCCACGATCTTCAGCCAGGCCGCCATCGACCGGTACGCGATCAAGCTCGGCCAGGAGGTCTGCTACGCGATCCAGGCCGACACCGACGGCCGCCAGTGCCGACTGGAGGCGAAGGCCAGTTCCTTCCGCGCTGCGGAGGGCGGGCGCCCATCGTTTTCACTGCTCAACGAGACGTGGCACTGGGTGGCCGCCACGGGAGGCCCCCGCCTGGCAGCCACCATCCGACCCAACGCGACCAAGGTCGGCGGGCGGACGATGGAGATCACCAATGCCCCGGTCATCGGGGAGGAAAGCGTCGCCGAGTCGACGTGGTACGCCTTCCAGAAGCAGCGCGACGGGATCAACCGCGACGCCGGTATCTACTACGACAGCGTGGAGTCCCCTCCCGGGGTCGACCTAGCCGACGAGGACCAGCTGCGCGCCGCGATCCTGTGCGCCCGGGGCGACTCGGTGTGGATCAACCCCGGCCGGGTGATGAAAGACATCTGGTCTGCCAGCACCACCGAGGACGAGAGCCGCCGGAAGTACCTCAACCAGCTCTCCAGCCACGATGACGCCCTGGTCGACCGCGACACCTGGGACCTGGCCAGGGTCGAGGCCGCGGACGGCATCCGCCCCGGCGAGCGCATCGTGCTCGCCTTCGACGGCGGCAAGACCGACGACTCAACCGGCCTTCTCGCCATGCGAGTTCGGGACAAGATGGTCCAGAAGCTCGCGCTGTGGGAGAAGCCCGACGGCCCGGCCGGCAAGGGCTGGGAGGTCGACGGCACCGAGGTCAACGACATGGTGGCCCACGTCTTCAAGCGGTACACCGTCGTCGGCTTCTTCGCCGACGTCGCCGGGTGGGAGTCGTACGTCGCCGACTGGTCGGAGAAGTACGGCAAGCACCTGCTGATCAAGGCCAGTGGGAAGTCGTCGGTCGGGTTCGACATGCGCGCCAACCAACGCGAGATCACCACCGAGCACATGGCGATGGTCGGGGCGATCGAGACGGTGGCCCTGCCGCACGTGCGCGACTACTCGCTGACCCGCCACGCCCTCAACGCACGCAAGAGGCCCAACCAGTACGGCATTTCGTTCGGCAAGGAGAGCCGCGAGTCGAAGCTGAAGATCGACCTCTACGCGTGCATGGTCCTCGCCTGGATCGCCCACCGCCGCCTCACCGAGAGCGGCAAGCTCAAGCCCCAGAAGGCCCCCGGCCAGCTACAGACCCGAGGAGGGTTCTGA
- a CDS encoding antirestriction protein ArdA — protein MSRTAEYLTELAEDAGLFAELEALTAYAAHVGNAEYAVDTFEDAYCGEWDDLEDFAHDQLMETDAEYRAAMESCRGWRPVLDMIAWECDYTHTAGNYVFRSL, from the coding sequence GTGAGCCGCACCGCCGAGTACCTGACCGAGCTTGCCGAGGACGCCGGACTGTTCGCCGAGCTGGAAGCCCTGACCGCCTACGCCGCCCACGTCGGCAATGCCGAGTACGCCGTCGACACCTTCGAAGACGCGTACTGCGGCGAGTGGGACGACCTGGAGGACTTCGCCCATGACCAGCTCATGGAGACGGACGCCGAGTACCGCGCCGCGATGGAGAGTTGCCGGGGATGGCGGCCCGTGCTGGACATGATCGCGTGGGAGTGCGACTACACCCACACAGCGGGCAACTACGTCTTCCGGTCGCTCTGA
- a CDS encoding helix-turn-helix domain-containing protein, whose translation MTKAQASRAMASVGRRLRTLRMDVRPRPTQAAVGAALGKSQDLVSLMEKGGQLPTDQQLMTMLDLYGVDESIRLDLLAEIREARASQAAWWDEYLADLPRSLVRLIELEDPASKVSIATGALIPWPFQIHQYMQAVDEFHERENGVEKTAVQHTVRRRRQDIFFRPGRPAVLDALCSEAAIRAQVGGPAVMRSQLDHIAEAMQRPNITLRIIPFSAGAAAATQLNLNVIDYPTPGDPGVATMDTGTGVAILEDPKEVRARRRRFDYLAGRALTPHDSVELIKTLSKDL comes from the coding sequence GTGACGAAGGCGCAAGCGTCCCGCGCCATGGCGAGCGTGGGACGGCGGCTGCGGACCCTTCGTATGGACGTGCGTCCGCGCCCCACGCAGGCCGCAGTGGGCGCAGCTCTCGGCAAGTCACAGGACCTCGTCTCGCTGATGGAGAAGGGTGGCCAGCTCCCCACCGATCAGCAACTGATGACGATGTTGGACCTGTACGGCGTAGATGAGTCCATCCGGCTCGACCTGCTGGCCGAGATCAGGGAAGCCAGGGCCTCTCAAGCGGCCTGGTGGGACGAGTATCTGGCCGACCTGCCGCGCAGCCTCGTTCGACTGATCGAGCTTGAGGACCCGGCGAGCAAGGTCAGCATTGCCACCGGCGCACTGATCCCTTGGCCGTTCCAGATCCACCAGTACATGCAGGCTGTAGACGAGTTCCACGAGCGCGAGAACGGCGTCGAGAAGACTGCCGTCCAGCACACGGTCCGCCGTCGTCGTCAGGACATCTTCTTCAGGCCCGGTCGGCCGGCCGTTCTGGATGCCCTCTGCTCGGAGGCTGCAATCCGGGCGCAGGTCGGCGGCCCGGCGGTCATGAGGTCGCAACTTGACCACATCGCCGAAGCTATGCAGCGGCCGAACATCACGTTGCGGATCATTCCGTTCTCGGCTGGCGCTGCGGCGGCTACCCAGCTCAACCTGAACGTCATCGACTACCCGACCCCGGGCGACCCGGGTGTGGCCACCATGGACACCGGAACCGGCGTGGCGATCCTGGAGGACCCGAAGGAGGTTCGGGCCCGTCGGCGAAGGTTTGACTACCTAGCTGGGAGGGCGTTGACTCCGCATGATTCGGTCGAACTGATCAAGACGCTTAGCAAGGATCTGTGA
- a CDS encoding DUF5403 family protein, which translates to MAELRPDLDAVVAALPGVMGALKLEAEERAARVVAKASLHVDTGEFIAGIKVRRHAKGYAIVNLDPLAAHKNWGGWNERAGRPVDGIHAMEAALW; encoded by the coding sequence GTGGCGGAACTCCGTCCTGACCTGGACGCCGTCGTGGCCGCGCTGCCCGGCGTGATGGGCGCCCTCAAGCTGGAGGCCGAGGAACGCGCCGCGCGCGTCGTGGCCAAGGCCAGCCTGCACGTCGACACGGGCGAGTTCATCGCCGGTATCAAGGTGCGCCGCCACGCCAAGGGGTACGCGATCGTCAACTTGGACCCGCTGGCCGCCCACAAGAACTGGGGCGGCTGGAACGAGCGGGCCGGACGCCCAGTGGACGGCATCCACGCGATGGAGGCCGCCCTGTGGTGA
- a CDS encoding phage tail tube protein translates to MADDPSVLVPGTGYIYVAPPGTALPDLKAGFDPKDSTKWGPQGLTWKSIGNTSLDNGIEMSVDGDEPEVLGSWQNKSLRTTDPSKTYAVTINLSDFTAESYKLYYGTDKGLDSKGLFSIPTSPTAQNRALMIAAVDGTKCVAWHYPKTSIIGADSVTMDPAALGEMPVKATVVALNQSTPLGSVTPVFDLDAGLPAGT, encoded by the coding sequence TTGGCTGACGACCCCTCGGTCCTGGTACCGGGCACCGGATACATCTACGTCGCCCCGCCCGGCACCGCGCTGCCGGACCTGAAGGCCGGGTTCGACCCGAAGGACTCGACCAAGTGGGGCCCCCAGGGCCTGACTTGGAAGTCCATCGGGAACACGAGCCTGGACAACGGGATCGAGATGAGTGTCGACGGCGACGAGCCCGAGGTGCTGGGGAGCTGGCAGAACAAGAGCCTGCGCACCACCGACCCGAGCAAGACGTACGCCGTGACGATCAACCTCAGCGACTTCACCGCGGAGTCCTACAAGCTGTACTACGGCACCGACAAGGGCCTGGACAGCAAGGGGCTGTTCTCGATCCCGACCAGCCCGACCGCGCAGAACCGCGCGCTGATGATCGCGGCGGTGGACGGCACGAAGTGCGTCGCCTGGCACTACCCGAAGACCAGCATCATCGGCGCGGACTCGGTGACCATGGACCCGGCCGCGCTCGGCGAGATGCCGGTGAAGGCCACCGTCGTGGCCCTCAACCAGAGCACGCCGCTCGGCTCCGTCACCCCCGTGTTCGACCTGGACGCCGGCCTGCCCGCCGGAACCTGA
- a CDS encoding phage portal protein: MSLPVVVKRARHAKDLIDRDFDRLNLVDRYARGLHRAPWMPAKANSEFKDLVKRSIVNVSVLAVEAPLNALRVQGFRKPGSGENAYEWAFWQKNRLDERQNAIHRAALTSGAAYAVVTPDPRKGRKEPAIRAYDAISTVAVYADPAWDEFPVYALHVPEQQPDEDRTLAYLWDDVARHTVDLDAEPDSAVLTSEPHGMNVCPVVRFSPSVDLRGRTRGLVEPLITSQDRLNQQTLSLLLNEHWGAHAIRFATGLAPAERLDPETGDPIRDPETGEPVYDVPSLDPSTLLMAPNSDARFGQLPAMPTGDLLASRRQSIEEIMGLSDVPPHYLAGSNLVNLSADALAAAETSFKRFLSTLQDSLGESWESVFRLCAVAAGRGEIEQDESQVEWAEKATRSLAQAADAMVKLMQAGVPLSVALRKIPGFSQADIDEAVKAAEEAARKAEAAEAEALKQQKEAANRGVDSENRRDPAGGGRVPARAGSAGR; this comes from the coding sequence ATGTCCCTCCCCGTCGTCGTCAAGCGCGCCCGGCACGCGAAGGACCTGATCGACCGCGACTTCGACCGGCTCAACCTGGTCGACCGCTACGCCCGCGGCCTGCACCGTGCGCCATGGATGCCTGCCAAGGCCAACAGCGAGTTCAAGGACTTGGTCAAGAGGAGCATCGTCAACGTCTCCGTCCTCGCGGTGGAGGCCCCGCTGAACGCCCTGCGCGTGCAGGGCTTCCGCAAGCCGGGATCGGGCGAGAACGCCTACGAGTGGGCGTTCTGGCAGAAGAACAGGTTGGACGAGCGGCAGAACGCGATCCACCGTGCTGCGCTGACCTCCGGGGCCGCGTACGCCGTCGTCACCCCGGACCCGCGCAAGGGCCGCAAGGAGCCCGCGATCCGGGCCTACGACGCGATCAGCACGGTGGCCGTCTACGCCGACCCGGCGTGGGACGAGTTCCCCGTGTACGCGCTGCACGTGCCCGAGCAGCAGCCCGACGAGGACCGCACGCTCGCCTACCTGTGGGACGACGTGGCCCGCCACACCGTCGACCTGGACGCCGAACCGGACTCCGCGGTGCTCACCTCCGAGCCGCACGGCATGAACGTCTGCCCCGTCGTCCGGTTCTCGCCGTCGGTAGACCTCCGGGGCCGCACCCGGGGCCTGGTCGAGCCGCTGATCACCTCGCAGGACCGCCTCAACCAGCAGACCTTGAGCCTGCTGCTCAACGAGCACTGGGGCGCGCACGCGATCCGCTTCGCCACCGGCCTCGCGCCGGCCGAGCGCCTGGACCCCGAGACCGGCGACCCGATCCGCGACCCGGAGACGGGCGAGCCGGTGTACGACGTCCCCTCGCTGGACCCGTCCACCCTGCTGATGGCGCCCAACAGCGACGCCCGCTTCGGACAGCTCCCCGCGATGCCGACCGGCGATCTGCTGGCCTCCCGCCGCCAGAGCATCGAAGAGATCATGGGCCTGTCGGACGTGCCTCCGCACTACCTCGCCGGGTCGAACCTGGTGAACCTCTCGGCGGACGCCCTGGCCGCCGCCGAGACCTCGTTCAAGCGGTTCCTGTCCACCCTCCAGGACTCGCTGGGCGAGTCGTGGGAGAGCGTGTTCCGGCTGTGCGCCGTCGCGGCCGGCCGGGGCGAGATCGAGCAGGACGAGAGTCAGGTCGAGTGGGCCGAGAAGGCAACCCGCAGCCTGGCCCAGGCCGCCGACGCGATGGTGAAGCTGATGCAGGCCGGAGTGCCGCTCAGCGTCGCTCTCCGCAAGATCCCCGGCTTCTCGCAGGCCGACATAGACGAGGCAGTGAAGGCCGCCGAGGAAGCCGCCCGCAAGGCCGAGGCTGCCGAAGCCGAGGCCCTGAAGCAGCAGAAGGAGGCGGCGAACCGTGGCGTGGACTCCGAGAACCGCCGAGATCCTGCGGGCGGTGGCCGCGTACCAGCTCGCGCAGGAAGCGCTGGCCGCTGA
- a CDS encoding LysM peptidoglycan-binding domain-containing protein translates to MITEALTWADQNYRGGRSPSGKYYDTVFGKWYAPGFNHEPFCDMFVSWCADKGGEAAAVGRFAYCPSHVQAFRNRGQWFGRDAAFKRGDIIFFTWDGGPTADHVGIVLEDSAPGQSVKTVEGNTAKGDGAGQGSGGYVARKVRPRSVVLGVGRPAYSTSGGTSTPTGQAVTIDGKAYGPGARGEHITVMGRALVRAGCSRYTEGPGPVWGSADTESFRAWQLKLGDSGADADGIPGPKQLARLLSQFGEAPAPRPPATRTFTVRRGMTLGGIAVALGTSVAGLLSLNPQIDNPDRITEGQQITVPAASPTAAPATAAPEPSASPAPVEPAPAETPQPVPSPDPLPAPAPGAATHTVAAGDTLSAIAARFGVGLDAVVNANPQISDPDRIEVGQVVSLPTAPAGAAAPPVHTVVPGDTLWDIAASRRVTLEALVSANSATVANPDLIFPGQSIVVPDGSAPAPRPATPKAPEPAAAPEPAAPAQAPAEPVPAPPVEEPTPAPSTSYSNDLPGWIEEARDILRANGDLVPSAAAIEHRAMVESSGNPLAENHWDSNEALYGGTYGLLQTIRPTFDAYSLPGHRNILAPVDSIIAGVRYANAVYGSFESIAWNEGGY, encoded by the coding sequence GTGATCACCGAGGCCCTGACGTGGGCCGACCAGAACTACCGGGGCGGCCGGAGCCCGAGCGGCAAGTACTACGACACCGTGTTCGGGAAGTGGTACGCCCCGGGCTTCAACCACGAACCCTTCTGCGACATGTTCGTTAGCTGGTGCGCCGACAAGGGTGGGGAGGCCGCGGCCGTCGGCCGCTTCGCCTACTGCCCCAGCCACGTCCAGGCGTTCCGGAACCGGGGCCAGTGGTTCGGCCGCGACGCCGCCTTCAAGCGCGGCGACATCATCTTCTTCACCTGGGACGGCGGCCCCACCGCCGACCACGTCGGCATCGTCCTGGAGGACTCCGCCCCCGGCCAGAGCGTGAAGACCGTCGAGGGCAACACCGCGAAGGGCGACGGCGCGGGCCAGGGCTCCGGCGGCTACGTCGCCCGCAAGGTCCGCCCGCGCTCCGTCGTGCTCGGCGTCGGCCGCCCCGCCTACTCCACCAGCGGCGGCACCAGCACCCCGACCGGCCAGGCCGTCACCATCGACGGCAAGGCGTACGGCCCCGGTGCCCGGGGCGAGCACATCACCGTGATGGGCCGCGCCCTCGTCCGGGCGGGCTGCTCCCGTTACACCGAGGGCCCCGGCCCGGTGTGGGGCAGCGCGGACACCGAGTCGTTCCGCGCCTGGCAGCTCAAGCTCGGCGACTCGGGCGCGGACGCCGACGGCATCCCCGGCCCGAAGCAGCTCGCCCGTCTGCTCAGCCAGTTCGGCGAGGCCCCCGCGCCCCGGCCGCCGGCCACCCGGACGTTCACCGTGCGCCGGGGCATGACCCTGGGCGGCATCGCCGTGGCGCTGGGCACCTCGGTTGCCGGGCTGCTCTCCCTGAACCCTCAGATCGACAACCCGGACCGGATCACCGAGGGCCAGCAGATCACCGTCCCCGCCGCGTCGCCGACGGCCGCACCGGCAACCGCCGCACCGGAGCCGAGCGCGAGCCCGGCCCCCGTCGAGCCCGCTCCGGCCGAGACCCCGCAGCCGGTCCCGAGCCCGGACCCGCTGCCCGCCCCGGCCCCGGGCGCGGCCACCCACACGGTCGCTGCGGGCGACACCCTGTCCGCCATCGCCGCCCGCTTCGGCGTCGGCCTGGACGCGGTGGTCAACGCGAACCCGCAGATCAGCGACCCGGACCGCATCGAGGTCGGGCAGGTCGTCAGCCTGCCGACCGCCCCGGCCGGAGCCGCCGCGCCGCCGGTCCACACCGTCGTGCCCGGCGACACCCTGTGGGACATCGCCGCCAGCCGCCGCGTCACCCTGGAGGCCCTGGTCTCCGCCAACTCCGCCACCGTGGCGAACCCGGACCTGATCTTCCCCGGCCAGTCCATCGTCGTCCCCGACGGTTCCGCCCCGGCCCCGCGCCCGGCGACCCCGAAGGCTCCGGAACCCGCTGCGGCCCCGGAGCCCGCCGCACCCGCGCAGGCCCCGGCCGAGCCCGTCCCGGCACCGCCGGTCGAGGAGCCGACGCCTGCACCGAGCACCAGCTACTCGAACGACCTGCCCGGGTGGATCGAGGAGGCTCGGGACATCCTGCGGGCGAACGGCGACCTCGTCCCGTCCGCTGCCGCGATCGAGCACCGGGCGATGGTCGAGTCCAGCGGCAACCCCCTCGCCGAGAACCACTGGGACAGCAACGAGGCGTTGTACGGCGGGACTTACGGCCTGCTCCAGACCATCCGGCCGACGTTCGACGCCTACTCGCTGCCCGGCCACCGCAACATCCTCGCCCCCGTTGACTCGATCATCGCCGGGGTCCGCTACGCGAACGCGGTCTACGGAAGTTTCGAGTCGATCGCCTGGAACGAAGGAGGCTACTGA
- a CDS encoding phage distal tail protein: MGLSPPFVSDVTAHTARVFFTKTAGAWTDIETTNIKTGKAHYDGEDPDWPGTALVGDRGPLADDPPLEPDTEYRVRYHSTGPGLDLWSEPVTFRTLPDLPPPAVPDIGPQPSARNPYTGQPWTARWGGLLLGEDSSVVLEEVAGLLDGPDVRSSDAELLQRDGLTPGTDYMGARTVTLTMLALDDHELPDLLAAFASGGPEREFAFAFPGVAGGRSRIMARVRKRAVTIDRDFHAGRRRVTVELLATDPRLYSADEARAKVAVAVPRGGRPIFPLVFPFDMGDGPASRATPDITNTGSVDTWPTIRITPATGEIRDPSLTLVHGGDRKRFSTRGLRVGRGDALVIDMGRRRITLNGASRFGQVDPGSTWFALPPGGSTVQLDVLEGPDGVTADVSWRSAWM, encoded by the coding sequence GTGGGGCTCTCCCCACCCTTCGTCTCGGATGTCACCGCCCACACCGCCCGCGTCTTCTTCACGAAGACGGCGGGCGCGTGGACGGACATCGAGACCACCAACATCAAGACGGGCAAAGCCCACTACGACGGCGAAGATCCCGACTGGCCGGGCACCGCCCTGGTCGGCGACCGGGGACCGCTGGCGGACGACCCGCCGCTGGAGCCGGACACCGAGTACCGGGTCCGCTACCACTCCACCGGGCCGGGCCTGGACCTCTGGTCGGAGCCGGTCACCTTCCGAACCCTGCCCGACCTCCCGCCCCCGGCCGTGCCGGACATCGGCCCCCAGCCCAGCGCCCGCAACCCCTACACCGGCCAGCCCTGGACGGCGCGGTGGGGCGGGCTGCTGCTGGGTGAGGACTCCTCCGTCGTCCTGGAGGAGGTGGCCGGCCTGCTCGACGGGCCGGACGTCCGCAGCTCGGACGCCGAGCTGCTTCAGCGCGACGGCCTCACCCCGGGCACCGACTACATGGGCGCCCGCACCGTCACCCTGACGATGCTCGCCCTGGACGACCACGAACTCCCGGACCTGCTGGCCGCGTTCGCCTCCGGCGGTCCCGAGCGGGAGTTCGCGTTCGCGTTCCCCGGGGTGGCCGGCGGCCGGTCCCGGATCATGGCCCGGGTCCGCAAGCGCGCCGTGACCATCGACCGCGACTTCCACGCGGGCCGCCGTCGTGTGACGGTCGAGCTGCTGGCCACCGACCCCCGCCTGTACAGCGCCGACGAGGCGCGGGCGAAGGTCGCGGTGGCCGTGCCCCGGGGCGGGCGGCCGATCTTCCCGCTCGTCTTCCCCTTCGACATGGGCGACGGGCCCGCCAGCCGCGCGACCCCGGACATCACGAACACCGGCTCGGTGGACACCTGGCCGACGATCCGGATCACTCCGGCCACCGGCGAGATCCGCGACCCGTCGCTGACCCTCGTCCACGGCGGCGACCGCAAGCGCTTCAGCACCCGCGGCCTGCGGGTCGGCCGGGGTGACGCCCTGGTGATCGACATGGGCCGCCGCCGGATCACCCTCAACGGCGCGAGCCGCTTCGGGCAGGTCGATCCGGGCTCCACCTGGTTCGCGCTGCCGCCGGGCGGCAGCACCGTGCAACTCGACGTATTGGAAGGCCCCGACGGGGTCACGGCGGACGTCTCTTGGCGCTCCGCCTGGATGTAA
- a CDS encoding phage tail termination protein, with the protein MTREPYLMPDSERLVLDALRTVLPEHRCAVYLPTDWQLALRKSGGLVITRRVGGVMKDKRYVDEGMFVVQTYATSRADASLLARRARAGLVRLTFEQFGNAEGYLSRFREATGPFATTDPMTEAQTEFYRFSGNYMITTRPR; encoded by the coding sequence GTGACCCGCGAGCCCTACCTGATGCCCGACTCCGAACGCCTCGTCCTGGACGCCCTGCGCACCGTCCTGCCGGAGCACCGCTGCGCGGTCTACCTGCCCACCGACTGGCAGCTAGCGCTGCGCAAGAGCGGCGGCCTGGTCATCACACGCCGGGTCGGCGGCGTGATGAAGGACAAGCGCTACGTGGACGAGGGCATGTTCGTCGTCCAGACCTACGCCACCAGCCGCGCCGACGCCTCCCTGCTCGCCCGCCGCGCCCGCGCCGGCCTGGTCCGCCTGACCTTCGAGCAGTTCGGCAACGCCGAGGGCTATCTCAGCCGGTTCCGCGAGGCCACGGGCCCGTTCGCCACCACCGACCCGATGACCGAGGCCCAGACCGAGTTCTACCGGTTCTCGGGCAACTACATGATCACTACGAGGCCCCGCTGA
- a CDS encoding VG15 protein, with translation MAWTPRTAEILRAVAAYQLAQEALAAEFSARWAEALAAVEAREVAASLTELEAAYVAAIRESAAASYALSVAFYRLVRALETGRVIGGPGYRPNSSLGSLWADFNRATGKRTGSGPSTPLPVDTRNPFPAEDLARQARRAEETFRHQVADRAERHERERPAREGSAALDDPELLAWEREFLESLRTGGSGAGGMLVQDGGRDAIHTALQDDPGAIGYYRATDSSPCYFCALMASRGAVYKSRSTAAFGAHPHCHCQAVPIFSRRYQLPTANDRFARMWRTFGGGSLADWRTYYSTTTKT, from the coding sequence GTGGCGTGGACTCCGAGAACCGCCGAGATCCTGCGGGCGGTGGCCGCGTACCAGCTCGCGCAGGAAGCGCTGGCCGCTGAGTTCTCCGCCCGCTGGGCCGAGGCCCTGGCCGCCGTCGAGGCCCGAGAAGTCGCCGCTTCGCTGACCGAGCTGGAGGCCGCCTACGTCGCGGCGATCCGCGAATCCGCGGCGGCCTCCTACGCGCTCTCGGTCGCCTTCTACCGGCTGGTGCGCGCGCTGGAGACCGGCCGCGTGATCGGCGGCCCCGGCTACCGGCCGAACTCCTCGCTCGGCTCCCTGTGGGCCGACTTCAACCGTGCCACGGGCAAGCGGACCGGCTCCGGACCGTCAACGCCTCTGCCCGTGGACACCCGCAACCCCTTCCCCGCCGAAGACCTCGCGCGCCAGGCCCGCAGGGCTGAGGAAACGTTCCGCCACCAGGTCGCCGACCGGGCGGAACGCCATGAGCGCGAGCGCCCGGCCCGGGAGGGCTCGGCCGCGCTGGACGACCCGGAGCTGCTGGCCTGGGAGCGCGAGTTCCTGGAGTCGCTGAGGACCGGCGGCTCCGGGGCGGGCGGGATGCTCGTCCAGGACGGCGGCCGGGACGCGATCCACACCGCCCTTCAGGACGACCCGGGGGCGATCGGCTACTACCGCGCCACCGACAGCTCGCCCTGCTACTTCTGCGCGCTGATGGCCTCCCGGGGCGCGGTCTACAAGTCCCGGTCGACGGCGGCGTTCGGCGCTCACCCGCACTGCCACTGCCAGGCCGTCCCGATCTTCTCCCGTCGCTACCAACTCCCCACCGCCAACGACCGGTTCGCCCGGATGTGGCGCACCTTCGGGGGCGGGTCGCTGGCCGACTGGCGCACCTACTACAGCACGACCACGAAGACCTAG
- a CDS encoding P22 phage major capsid protein family protein, whose translation MAQAVANLKDSVVLAGMFDRRAASEFVNATGQVINIRRPARLKGAEEAIDAKRKFNDTATWIQSENLNEGLLTVKLDTHAYSAVDLSDAELSLDLLSFGEQVMVPQVDSITERLENKVASAMTEFPEVATTAKIPVDLSKVTSDEAAGQMIRKALARLRVQLNKENVPSEGRTVVLGSEAAFYLLNSPNVLSASEHADGGAALKESTLGRIHGFKVVETTNGVLNPLAVYAFHRSAIQLVSGAPSVPESAKGGRQSADGFSLRWIKDYNSGAAMERSFLSSYWGASLVTDLKKGETDWSKPANIVKVRGVKVTFTGEPKPAAA comes from the coding sequence GTGGCCCAGGCGGTCGCCAACCTGAAGGACTCCGTGGTCCTGGCGGGTATGTTCGACCGCCGCGCCGCGTCCGAGTTCGTCAACGCCACCGGCCAGGTCATCAACATCCGCCGCCCCGCCCGCCTGAAGGGCGCGGAGGAGGCCATCGACGCCAAGCGCAAGTTCAACGACACCGCGACCTGGATTCAGTCGGAGAACCTGAACGAGGGCCTGCTGACCGTCAAGCTGGACACCCACGCCTACTCCGCGGTGGACCTGAGCGACGCCGAGCTGTCGCTCGACCTCCTCTCCTTCGGTGAGCAGGTCATGGTGCCGCAGGTCGACTCGATCACCGAGCGCCTGGAGAACAAGGTCGCGTCCGCGATGACCGAGTTCCCCGAGGTCGCCACCACCGCGAAGATCCCGGTCGACCTCAGCAAGGTCACCAGCGACGAGGCGGCCGGCCAGATGATCCGCAAGGCCCTGGCCCGCCTGCGCGTCCAGCTCAACAAGGAGAACGTGCCGTCCGAGGGCCGCACCGTCGTGCTCGGCTCCGAGGCCGCGTTCTACCTGCTGAACTCCCCGAACGTCCTGTCCGCGTCCGAGCACGCCGACGGCGGCGCGGCCCTGAAGGAGAGCACCCTCGGGCGCATCCACGGCTTCAAGGTCGTGGAGACCACCAACGGCGTCCTCAACCCGCTGGCCGTCTACGCCTTCCACCGCTCCGCGATCCAGCTCGTCTCCGGCGCACCGTCCGTCCCGGAGTCCGCGAAGGGCGGCCGGCAGTCCGCCGACGGCTTCTCCCTGCGCTGGATCAAGGACTACAACTCCGGTGCGGCGATGGAGCGTTCGTTCCTCTCCTCGTACTGGGGCGCCAGCCTGGTCACCGACCTGAAGAAGGGCGAGACCGACTGGTCGAAGCCCGCCAACATCGTCAAGGTGCGAGGCGTGAAGGTCACCTTCACCGGCGAGCCGAAGCCCGCCGCCGCGTGA